The Aspergillus fumigatus Af293 chromosome 5, whole genome shotgun sequence nucleotide sequence AATACAACTCTGcatagaaaaaaaaggaagccGCAAAGCCAGGCTTCAGCGGATCATTGTACTCACATTGTAACGACTGCATCTAGACATCCTCGCATGCTATCATTGGAGACGCACCCTCTTTGAGCGACGCGGCGGTGGCTCTGTAACGGTACCTTTGTCGAGCTCCAGCAGGCGCGGGTCGATATTTGTTGTCACAGAGCCGACAGAGGAAGCGGGAGTGCTAGTGCCTGACCGTCCACATGATTCCAGAGAAGCGTCTGTGCTGTCGATAGAGGAAGTATCGCTGCAAGTTAACAGAGGTCTGCTGGGGAGATGTTTTAATTTGATTCCAATATCATATGAGTGCACATCAACGGCATGCGCCAAGAATTCAGTAGCCTTTGCGAACTTAGGGACATTGCAGCAGGCCGACCAGGTACAGCTAATCCCCTCGTGCGCACGGGCGAGATGAAAATCAATGAGATGGCGACGGAGTGAATCTTTTCGCTTGGAAGGAAATTTATGTGGAGGCGGATTAGAAGCTGAACGACGTGACAAACCGCAACAGATAATGCAAACATCTGTTGGGCAGTCcagggcttcttcttcagaaggTGGTGATTCTTCCGACTCTTCACGTTCAGTTTCATCAGCCTTAGCGCCATCACTCACATCCCAGTTGATTTGGTTGCCTCGCCGGCTTGGTTCGCAGAGCTTCGAGAGCGCAACCATGTCCTTGGTAACCTGGATACGTCGTGCAAGTAGCTTATCCGCATCAAAACATTCCGCTTCAGGGCCATAGAAATTCTCCACCAGTCGCGCTCGCTCGGGAAAGACGTATTCTGGAATAGGAATATCCcagtcttcatcgtcggagtCGAGATCTTCACAACTTTCAGCATCAGACTGGCCAAGAAGTTGCTTGATCTGTCTGTCAACTTCGAGCACAGGCTCATTGTGAAAATATTCCTTTCTAGCTGTCTCGCGAGTATCCTTTGTCAGGTTCTTCCTTACTTGAGAGAGCTCTTTTTTAACTGCCTCATGTCTTTCATGCAGATGAGGGAATGACTCCCGAGCTTTCGCCACTGTACCAGCTAGCGatcgcatctcctcctttaGCTCCCTCTGCTCTCGTCTAAGCTCAAGGATTCTGGGGTCTCGACAAATAGCACGTTTCTGCTGGTCGGTAAGACCTGACGGGGCAAGGGGATCCCTCTTCCTGAGCATGCTTCCAGCAACCCGAAGCAGACCTTCCTGAGAGGGTCGGAGAAGCACGACATGCTGGAGATCGCGGCCGATAAACTGTGACTGGTAATGCCTCTCGAAAACCGCGTCGCCGGACTGGCCTAGCACTCTCTGCCGCTCCTGGCTTGTGAAGTTCCCTGTAAGGTCAAGTTAGATACAGTTTCAGGTTCTTTCGTTTTGCAAAGCCATCTTCCACGCGGGAGGACATACGATTAACTTCATTGGCAACCCAGCGCCGGTAGTTATAATGGCCAATATCGTCCTCAAACTTAGCATCTCGACCTAGTTCTTTGAGCGCTTGTCGACTTGAGTCGTACGTCATCGGCAATGACTTATGGAGCTCGTAGCCGTGCGGAGTGCGCTCAATACGTCGAAGGAGAGGGGTATCAaggatctcctccttccaccGGAGGGGAAGATCCTGTCGGCGCTTTGGAACTCGAAGCCGCCATATCAGCTCTGGAGTCAAGGGATTGACAAAAGCCCCATCGCGGAAAGCTAGTGAGATAATTTGGTTGATTGGGCAGTAAGCCATTTGGTAATCACCATGCATGAAGAATTTAGTTctgagggaaaagaaagttAGCCTCAGCAGGTCAGCAACTAGCTGTCTATGGATCTGCTATGGATCCGCTTACCCGTCAGCGCCTTCTGGCCGGCCTTTGAGGTTGCGAAACTCAATGATGGCACAAAGGACATCACGCTTGCTATCGGGGTCTTTAAGAATGAAGAGCTCAATATCGCGGTAGCAGACTGAATCTGGAAGATCGTCGGCCGAAACGTGTTTGGGAAGGTCACTCTGAAAAGTCTGCTCGCGTTTGCGTTTGCCCAGGGATGACTTATGGCCAGTCTGGGAAGCTTTCTGAGGAAGCAGTACACCCGGTCGCGTTCCAGTGATGGCAGACCAGAGTTGCACTACGGCAAATTGGATAATCATACTCCCGTGACGGAAAAATCTCGAATATATCCAGTGCTGGCGATATAAGATGCAGAAGACATTAACGTCAAGggtgtccttcttcttcataCGTCTGGGGATCTTTCGCTCTGCGGGGAATACTTTATTCAGGAACTAACGCCGATGTTAATGGTGGAGCTGCTGGGACCAAGAACGAAACAACGTACTCGTCGCATCTGTTCATAGACGTTGCCATTCAGACGGCGCCGTGCAAACAGACCAAAGTATTGGCAAAGCCGTCGCCAGTACTCATCGTACGACTGAAGAAGCTTCTGTCGTGAGGTCCTGTACATCCAATCGAAGAAATTCATGTAGATTGTTTGGTCCTCCAGGAGTAAATACTCCACGTAGTCCTCTTTTGAATGGATGCAAAATCTGTCGACGGTACGTTAAGGACGTACGATCCCTGCAGCAATCTGAGAAAGCGCGTACGTACCTTCGCCAGTATCTTTCGACCACTGCAAGACCTTCCAATGTCTTGGGTTTGAAGTTCGGGGGTAGCCATCCAATGCTGCGGAAATGCTCGAGTCTGGCTCGAGTCTCTTCACAGAGGATCGGGTCGGTCCAGTATTGATGCTCATTGGGATCAGcgggagggagaggaggcggTGACATCAAGATGAGCTGATCCAAATATAAGAGAAAGCTGATTGTTTTCGGCAGTGATTCGAGCAGCGATCGCCTGGCGGATTGATTTGGCAGGCGTCAAGGTGGGAGGAAGGCGCGAGAGTGcgagggaggaaagaaaggagtGAGGATGGCCGGCATTTTATAGAGCACATGGGCAATCTGCTTGAATTCGAGGGAGCTGGATctggctgctgaggaggcCATTGTCGGCGTCACTAATGGTCGTGAATTGAACCGAGCGAGTTCTCGCTGAGGATTGTCTCCTCAGGACGGTGACTAAAACAATGCTTGGCGGGTGCAGAATAGTGGTGTGTAGCACGTGCTTGAGTGCTAAAGCGGCGGCTCGCAGAGGGAAAATACAGGTGGAAATGCGGCCGTTTATGGCCTCAGTAGCTGTCATTTTCGGCGTCGATTTCACAGGTCCCCATATTCTAGTTGTAAAATAATGCCACAGCTAAGGTGGTCGCCGTGGTCTCTGTACCGGCAGCAAACAAAACCAGTCCCTCATCCTGGAGGCGCTGCAGATTTCTTTCCTCGGGCGGTACCTCTGGAGCCGTAAGAGCTTGGAAAATGGTCATCCTCTGGGGAGCCGTGGAAACATTCTTCTGCTGAAGCGCGAGGATTGATTGCTTCCGTacgccatccagcagctGATATATTGCCGCTCGGGCCGGGAAGACCTGACCCATAAACCATGAGGGTATAATTCGCAAGAGTTGCGAAACAAGAGGGAAAAACCTAAAGAAGTGAATCTGGTCCGTCCCTTCTTGGACAACCTTGACAATGCCTTTGCCATAGTTCTCAGGATCTTGGAGCCCATAGTTCTCTCCATACGCATATTCTGTTATCACATCGCCTGTCAACCCTTGTAGTCTGTCGATCAACTCTACTACGCTGCCTTCTTTGTAGGCTGTAGTAAGACCGTCTAGGAATCTTGAGAGTGAATTGTGGATAACTGGCTCAATATTCTCAATTGACCGCCTTGAGAAGAAGTTATTTAGTAACTTCCGGCGCATGCGATGCGTTTGATGACCAACTGTTGCGACTAATGAGGTGGGCGCACTAAAGATCACTACAGATTTTGGGTCTTTGTCTCGCATCCCGCTGATCGGCGCATAAAGCTCATCGTAGAAATATGGATCTTTGATGTGGACTTCTCGGGGGTTGATCCGCACAATTGGACCTATATAACCGTAAATACAATGTAAGACTGATTTGTCTTTGAGTGCTACCATATTTTTTATGCATCTTTTCAATTTCCCAAACAAATAGTCCTCCTCTGATCACATCGTGATAGAACTCATAGGCATGAGAAATTGCCGCCAACTTTGGGCCTGGTATATGACGGAGAGGGTGAAGATACAGACGATAAAAACTGCGCAAAATCAAACTGAATATGAGGAGTAGTATGATAAACATGGCGAATTGCTCCTTGACAAATGTCAAAATTGCGGCAGGAGACATAAAATCCATGTTGTCAGGAGTGGCGTGGTTTAGGGGATGGGAAAAGCCGTGATGAGAATCAAAGAAAGTCAGGAGTCTTATGAGTATCACAGCTTAAGGTGCTTTCAGTCAAAGCTCTCTATAATTGGCCGGCGAGCTGCCCCATCGTGCAGTAGGCCTTCAAGGTCAGCTAAGCTGTATCGGAGAGAGTGGCAAGGGCCCAAGTGGGTATATATTTCAATGGGCTATGAGGTTTCCCTTCTTATCCCCTCTTGACCTGCAGGGGGGTGGGAAGTTGGCGCTACAGTAGGATAAGGATGCATATGCGTCTAAGCAATAGTGAAATATGAATATGATGTGTCACATTTGGGGTCAGTCCTTGGACCTCCCACGAGATGCACTGGAAAATATCAGCTGTGAGACACCCTTGTTGAATACAACTATGCATATCGGGATTTTCGAAAACTCATTTATTTCATCGCCTGACTAGCCTAATAAATGCGCAGTATAGCAGATCAAATTAGAAGGTGGATGATTTTATGGCATATCATATTCAAATAATGGATTAATCAATCGTTATGCAGATCAAGCAATGATGATTGGGTGCCAGCAACCCTACAGTGCTTCTCAGGTTCTCCACATAATGGGTATGCCTCACTATGGCACTGACAGAAGTTCAGGATTCGAAGAAATCTCTGATACAGGTGTTGGTTACTGCAGTACCATGTACCAAACAGTCTTTtgctcatcgtccagctGCATCCGCTATGCGCGATACAGGACACTCACACAGGTGTTCTGTCGTTGGGGAGGATAGCTGAATCTAAGTATGCAGGGACTAGCTCTTTAGCATAGTATATCGGTCAAGAGCTGAGGTGGCCCAGTGACAGGGTCTGATGCCTTCGAATCCAGTCGAAGTACACCCATACATTTTATTTAAGGCAAAGCCTACGCCAGACATTTCTGAGCTGATTAACAGTATCATCCATTCAACCAAATTTCCATATTTTCCCCCATACTCTAGTATTATCCATCACTCAATATGATTGGCAATCCAGGAGCGTTACTTGTCGATATGAAGAAACAAGGCTTGTTTGAGAGTTTTGATAAGTCTTACCATCCAACCTACGGAATAGGCACAATGTCTGGCAACATATACGATACATCGTGGATCTCGATGGTGAGAAAGCCCACGGAAGGTGGATCTGTCTGGGCGTTCCCAGCTGCCTTCCAGGCTATTTTACAAGAGCAAAGTCCTTGTGGCAGTTGGGGTGGAAGTACTTCGGAATTGGACTGTATTGTAAGCACCTTAGCggctcttctttctctccagaAACATGCAGGCGACTGTTGTGAAACGGAGTTTGAAGATTTGCACTCAAGAATCCTCAAAGCAAAACAATTCCTACAGACAGCGTTGAAAGGCTTGGATCGCTTGCTGGCAACTTGTACGTTGTCTGTGGGCCTAGAAGTTCGATTACCAGAAATTCTGGATCTCCTGGAATTGGAAGGGCATACTTTCAACTTTGATCGAACATACCTGACTGAGATTCAGTCGAAGAAACTTTCGAAAATTAACCTGGAAACAATCTTCAACGGCCCACAATCGTCTCTTTTACACTCTTTGGAAGCTGTGATAAGGAAGGTTGACATTAAGGCCCTGGGACACCAGAAAGTGCTCGGCAGCATGTTAGCATCTCCATCTGCCACCGCAGCATATCTCATGTATTCTCCTGTGTGGgatgatgaggctgaggaaTACATTCGGCATGCAATCTCCAAGGGTGCAGGTCGAGGGTCAGGTCTTGTGGCCGCAGGATATCCGACCACTGTATTCGAATGGGCATGGGTAGGTTTGAACATGTTATGGCAATGACGATTGTTCTAATCCAAAAAGGTGACATCGAATCTGCTACGGCATGGGTTTGAAACAAGCAGCCACCTTATACAAATTGGCAGCCaagttgaagatgaaatTCGAAAGCAAGGGCTCGTTGGCTTTGGTATAGGACCTTCAATCTAAAATTTGGCTCTTCTGTTAACCTGTGGTGAACAGTTCCCAATGCATGtgctgatgccgatgacACAGCCAAGGCGTTAGTAGCCCTGATGCTGCAAGGAACACGCTACTCGCCCCAGGCATTAGTCGATCGGTTTGAGCGAGAAAACCATTTCGCAACCTATCTGTACGAGACGCATACAAGCGTAAGTACGAATTCTAATGTCCTGGCTGCTCTGGTATTGCTTTCGACCGATGGCCACTACCAGCCGCAAATCGAAAAATGCATTCGCTACCTGTGCGAGGCATGGTTTAACTGTAACGGAATGCTCAAGGATAAATGGGTATGTTGAACGTTTTTCCCAGATTATGTGTGCTACATTCTAAGGGTATCGCTAGAATATCTCACCTTACTATCCGACGATGCTCATGTGCGAAGCCTTGATGTCCTACATCCAGCGCTGGAGTGAAGGGTATCTGGCCGCACTACCAGACGATGTTATGAGGTTCCAACTACCGCTCACGCTCTTTCAGTCATTAATCCGAACATTGCACACCCAGAACAGGGACGGCTCATGGGGATGCTCAAACTCTGCTGAAGAGACTGCATATGCCATCCTGATTTTGAAAAGCGCCGCATGTTTCAGTTTCACTGAGCTGATAGCAGCCTG carries:
- a CDS encoding terpene synthase family protein, translating into MIGNPGALLVDMKKQGLFESFDKSYHPTYGIGTMSGNIYDTSWISMVRKPTEGGSVWAFPAAFQAILQEQSPCGSWGGSTSELDCIVSTLAALLSLQKHAGDCCETEFEDLHSRILKAKQFLQTALKGLDRLLATCTLSVGLEVRLPEILDLLELEGHTFNFDRTYLTEIQSKKLSKINLETIFNGPQSSLLHSLEAVIRKVDIKALGHQKVLGSMLASPSATAAYLMYSPVWDDEAEEYIRHAISKGAGRGSGLVAAGYPTTVFEWAWVTSNLLRHGFETSSHLIQIGSQVEDEIRKQGLVGFVPNACADADDTAKALVALMLQGTRYSPQALVDRFERENHFATYLYETHTSVSTNSNVLAALVLLSTDGHYQPQIEKCIRYLCEAWFNCNGMLKDKWNISPYYPTMLMCEALMSYIQRWSEGYLAALPDDVMRFQLPLTLFQSLIRTLHTQNRDGSWGCSNSAEETAYAILILKSAACFSFTELIAACVKTAISKGLEFILARSQRSPTDDQLWLDKTLYAIPTVSDSYIMAAVQAEETIQKLAEIPYKLVDMSTIMANKMTNYFSQLPSQMQTPKWVIQASAIEAILLSEKLKALDVFSTGRPLGEKYIKIAACFWTLASNSTPGCLLSTRTIYSMAELSIGLFQEDDLMERSLASLPDTAIPIITDYIDKLCHATNLCKDHSLHQCLDGDNTPGMDEEALTMVKVIQQNIERWFRFVLGEDFTRNASSSDRLDLEQEVKLATLAATQRARENRALSNSSGNSHTEHVTLRSGQNFYTWLHTSAVHDVKSAVVSKALICTIGNGNDVFVTAKEKYLAERLWGQMSVEGRLWNDVGSIERDRLTKNLNSVNFPEFSSPQSLNSDGDVRTQLIQLAEYEHKHTLSCLNDLTQILENSGRQTISLYLQMYHRCCIIYNETCAKYAFGSTTAM
- a CDS encoding putative cytochrome P450 oxygenase; translated protein: MDFMSPAAILTFVKEQFAMFIILLLIFSLILRSFYRLYLHPLRHIPGPKLAAISHAYEFYHDVIRGGLFVWEIEKMHKKYGPIVRINPREVHIKDPYFYDELYAPISGMRDKDPKSVVIFSAPTSLVATVGHQTHRMRRKLLNNFFSRRSIENIEPVIHNSLSRFLDGLTTAYKEGSVVELIDRLQGLTGDVITEYAYGENYGLQDPENYGKGIVKVVQEGTDQIHFFRFFPLVSQLLRIIPSWFMGQVFPARAAIYQLLDGVRKQSILALQQKNVSTAPQRMTIFQALTAPEVPPEERNLQRLQDEGLVLFAAGTETTATTLAVALFYN
- a CDS encoding DUF3435 domain-containing protein, translating into MSPPPLPPADPNEHQYWTDPILCEETRARLEHFRSIGWLPPNFKPKTLEGLAVVERYWRRFCIHSKEDYVEYLLLEDQTIYMNFFDWMYRTSRQKLLQSYDEYWRRLCQYFGLFARRRLNGNVYEQMRRFLNKVFPAERKIPRRMKKKDTLDVNVFCILYRQHWIYSRFFRHGSMIIQFAVVQLWSAITGTRPGVLLPQKASQTGHKSSLGKRKREQTFQSDLPKHVSADDLPDSVCYRDIELFILKDPDSKRDVLCAIIEFRNLKGRPEGADGTKFFMHGDYQMAYCPINQIISLAFRDGAFVNPLTPELIWRLRVPKRRQDLPLRWKEEILDTPLLRRIERTPHGYELHKSLPMTYDSSRQALKELGRDAKFEDDIGHYNYRRWVANEVNRNFTSQERQRVLGQSGDAVFERHYQSQFIGRDLQHVVLLRPSQEGLLRVAGSMLRKRDPLAPSGLTDQQKRAICRDPRILELRREQRELKEEMRSLAGTVAKARESFPHLHERHEAVKKELSQVRKNLTKDTRETARKEYFHNEPVLEVDRQIKQLLGQSDAESCEDLDSDDEDWDIPIPEYVFPERARLVENFYGPEAECFDADKLLARRIQVTKDMVALSKLCEPSRRGNQINWDVSDGAKADETEREESEESPPSEEEALDCPTDVCIICCGLSRRSASNPPPHKFPSKRKDSLRRHLIDFHLARAHEGISCTWSACCNVPKFAKATEFLAHAVDVHSYDIGIKLKHLPSRPLLTCSDTSSIDSTDASLESCGRSGTSTPASSVGSVTTNIDPRLLELDKGTVTEPPPRRSKRVRLQ